A region of Huiozyma naganishii CBS 8797 chromosome 12, complete genome DNA encodes the following proteins:
- the MSA1 gene encoding Msa1p (similar to Saccharomyces cerevisiae YKR077W and YOR066W; ancestral locus Anc_5.668): MANTATTPKKRGRPPIIKDYANPLESPMARNSLAVQRQGAKVFAKPTMKVAGVPRARKHSSEQVQEQLGLEHPPVLSKKRRHTGVLLNTPVRQRAVSPPRSKGNHLVQDSPTKFTLKLIVSETGQAVITPESTPRTRSSAQQPVYTPTTPISQSKTIKMGSPGHSLDRLLLRTPTFDEHTLPHLDPRGKPRIQTLAALKSSRGDPLLLNSDSYTDVHTTLPPTYVLMRSPNRSTTAAATAALHSSICNTPPSFVNLGTAGGEFLFSPCTQGRTTSGNQFPPLASSETFIQRYKARRTSGHTVGPQTPQMRDEYLLQGTMSSISLTPYIQQAIEEENQARGGGQRTQRSCRGKTRICSPRCNRWTRR; this comes from the coding sequence ATGGCGAACACGGCGACCACGCCCAAGAAACGGGGGAGACCCCCGATCATCAAGGACTACGCAAACCCGCTCGAGTCGCCCATGGCGAGGAACTCTCTCGCCGTGCAGCGACAGGGAGCAAAAGTGTTCGCGAAGCCCACTATGAAGGTCGCGGGGGTCCCCAGGGCAAGGAAACACTCTTCagaacaagtacaagagCAGCTTGGGCTGGAACACCCCCCAGTGCTGTCGAAGAAACGAAGGCACACGGGTGTGCTACTGAACACTCCAGTGAGACAGCGGGCCGTGTCACCACCCCGGAGCAAGGGGAACCACTTGGTGCAGGACTCACCGACAAAGTTCACTCTCAAACTGATTGTTAGCGAGACGGGACAGGCTGTGATAACCCCAGAAAGCACCCCTCGAACGCGCTCTTCAGCACAGCAACCTGTATACACTCCGACAACCCCAATATCGCAATCAAAGACGATCAAGATGGGATCACCGGGCCATTCCCTGGACAGACTGCTCCTACGTACACCAACGTTTGACGAACATACACTCCCACACCTCGACCCAAGGGGTAAGCCACGGATTCAAACACTGGCGGCGCTGAAATCGTCTAGGGGAGACCCACTGCTTCTGAACAGCGACTCGTACACGGATGTACACACAACGCTACCCCCCACGTACGTGCTGATGCGGTCACCAAATAGGTCCACCacggcagcagcaaccgCCGCCCTGCATTCCTCGATATGCAACACCCCGCCGTCGTTTGTCAACTTGGGGACCGCAGGAGGAGAGTTCCTGTTCTCCCCCTGCACGCAGGGGAGGACGACCTCTGGCAATCAGTTTCCTCCATTGGCCTCTTCAGAGACATTTATACAGAGGTATAAGGCAAGAAGAACTTCTGGACACACGGTGGGGCCACAGACTCCTCAGATGCGGGACGAGTACCTGTTGCAGGGGACCATGTCATCGATCTCTCTGACACCGTACATACAGCAAGCCATCGAGGAGGAAAACCAAGCCCGTGGTGGGGGACAGCGCACGCAGCGTTCATGCCGAGGGAAAACTCGAATCTGTTCTCCCCGGTGCAACAGGTGGACACGCCGCTAG
- the ALG8 gene encoding dolichyl-P-Glc:Glc1Man(9)GlcNAc(2)-PP-dolichol alpha-1,3-glucosyltransferase (similar to Saccharomyces cerevisiae ALG8 (YOR067C); ancestral locus Anc_5.669) has protein sequence MTVGEQLEESPEGLILKEELQPAPGGRRFSLWNFWICSLFLKLLLVPDYYSTDFDVHRNWLAITNALPLREWYYEKTSQWTLDYPPFFAYFEWVLSQFVPAAVRADGCLDIVPQGVFGALTVLFQRCTVIASEVLLFVVLQVYINTSPPAEKTQSFVVASSIVLSPMLLIVDHIHFQYNGFLFAILIASIVAARKRKFLLCAFFYSTALCFKHIFLYLAPCYFMFLLRTYVLQFEGFRFKSYKDLFRIIHWGRLFKLGGVVLGVAVVCFAPFARDMPQLLSRLFPFSRGLTHAYWAPNFWALYSLCDKVLTVALLKVPLFHRLILKVLSPKIFPASLDIIRQRLKKNANHGTKGLVEDVYFVVLPQITPATTFLLTLLYQVLAVLPLLFDASFKRFLGSLTLCGFASFLFGWHVHEKAIMLVIIPFSFLVVYDRRLLTSFKLVTTAGYVSLFPLLYKNDDYLIKTLYTYVWCVIYFFSLAKVIRLSSSVERRVFFLDRLGITYMCSLILLVSAVHLMNVMNWKYSVLEKYQFLTLMCYSFYCSFGILGSWLGLSWLFNFDEPLWQSLE, from the coding sequence ATGACAGTAGGTGAGCAATTGGAGGAGTCTCCTGAGGGATTGATTCTGAAGGAGGAGCTGCAGCCGGCGCCTGGTGGGAGACGGTTCTCACTTTGGAACTTCTGGATATGTTCACTGTTCTTGAAGCTGCTGCTTGTGCCGGACTACTACAGTACAGACTTTGATGTGCACAGAAACTGGCTGGCCATTACAAATGCGCTGCCCCTAAGAGAGTGGTACTACGAGAAAACGAGCCAGTGGACGCTTGATTATCCGCCGTTCTTTGCGTACTTCGAATGGGTGCTGTCGCAATTTGTCCCCGCAGCGGTACGAGCGGACGGGTGTCTTGATATTGTCCCTCAAGGTGTGTTTGGTGCACTCACGGTGCTATTTCAGAGGTGTACGGTGATTGCCAGCGAGGttctgctgtttgttgTCCTACAAGTGTACATCAATACAAGCCCACCGGCCGAAAAGACGCAGTCCTTTGTCGTTGCCTCAAGCATTGTCCTGTCACCAATGCTCTTGATCGTGGATCACATTCATTTCCAGTACAACGGGTTTCTGTTTGCCATTTTGATCGCCTCGATCGTCGCAGCGAGGAAACGGAAGTTCCTACTGTGCGCGTTCTTCTACAGCACAGCGCTCTGTTTTAAGCATATCTTTCTGTACTTGGCGCCTTGCTATTTTATGTTCCTGCTGAGGACGTACGTGCTGCAGTTTGAAGGGTTTAGATTTAAGAGTTACAAAGATTTGTTCCGCATCATCCACTGGGGCCGTCTGTTCAAACTAGGCGGGGTTGTCCTGGGTGTCGCCGTAGTTTGTTTTGCTCCCTTTGCTAGAGACATGCCACAATTGCTTTCAAGGCTGTTCCCCTTCTCGCGAGGTCTTACACACGCCTATTGGGCGCCAAACTTCTGGGCATTGTACTCGCTGTGCGACAAAGTGCTCACTGTCGCGTTGCTCAAAGTACCTCTGTTCCACAGGTTGATCCTCAAAGTGTTGTCCCCCAAAATTTTCCCTGCATCGTTAGATATAATCAGGCAaaggttgaagaagaacgcaAACCATGGAACGAAGGGTCTCGTCGAGGATGTATACTTTGTTGTTCTACCACAGATCACACCTGCGACTACTTTTTTGTTGACGCTGTTGTACCAGGTGTTGGCCGTGCTTCCACTGCTCTTTGACGCATCCTTCAAGAGGTTCCTTGGTTCATTGACACTGTGTGGGTTTGCATCCTTCCTGTTCGGGTGGCACGTCCATGAGAAGGCCATCATGTTGGTGATCATCCCCTTCTCATTTTTGGTGGTATATGATAGGCGGCTGCTGACTTCCTTCAAGCTGGTCACGACTGCAGGGTACGTGTCTTTATTCCCCCTGCTTTACAAGAACGACGACTACTTGATCAAGACGCTGTACACTTACGTGTGGTGTGTGATctatttcttctctttggcGAAGGTCATCAGGCTCTCCTCGAGTGTTGAGAGGCgtgttttctttttggacaGACTGGGCATAACGTACATGTGTTCGTTGATTCTGCTGGTCAGTGCCGTGCACTTGATGAACGTCATGAACTGGAAATACTCTGTTTTGGAGAAGTACCAATTTTTGACGCTGATGTGCTACAGTTTCTACTGTTCGTTTGGGATCCTTGGGTCGTGGTTGGGTCTCTCGTGGTTATTCAACTTTGACGAACCGTTATGGCAGTCCCTGGAGTAA
- the VPS5 gene encoding sorting nexin 1 (similar to Saccharomyces cerevisiae YKR078W and VPS5 (YOR069W); ancestral locus Anc_5.670) has protein sequence MNYRGGEEDDALSAPVWDELADQGQTSVPELTATFNDLGASEHTAAEEDHESEGPEAVDQAVEHTQKGLLERLAPEEDPLSDLKGDSGSGVTNAQDGGAPLFGSVLSPLPVNDNDFIHTETSPTKGRAAKPQRLFNAARLRRRPPNSDIGGSAAATATTTQDTEGGDPLKNAQLTTESEDQADSARDTTEQDNGAAANTTQNDILQQIQEPLYHLSPKKGEDESHDTMDTETDTHETEADQGEPHTTVPFTIEVNQPIKVGELTSAHMEYTVHSESPAIAQGYSRVQRRYTDFRWLYRQLQSNHWGKVISPPPEKQIVRSFKRDFIENRRFQMETMLKKIAADPLLQGDQDFVLFLTSENFSKDSKVREHVSGSGAYNDSKDLSEIHISEIQLLGAEDAAQVFKQGGIDAEVNRGFMNLSFGANPPKYIEPDAALVEQRTKFDLLEEQLKQLYRSLELVDTQRNELAVTIEEFSGVIRKLSDLAVTNQSSDLLTSFAEVHDNIKASLERSSLQESLTMGATLDDYIRSIASVKAIFNQRNKLGYFLGIVDDDLAKKKVNLSKYRPAEARSAKFKSLAAECETLQGRHDKIVHWWNKLGLAIKREVALFEREKITEFRNSMEISLEAAIESQKECIELWETFYTNSL, from the coding sequence ATGAACTACAgaggaggggaagaagatgatgcGCTTAGTGCGCCCGTGTGGGATGAACTTGCAGACCAGGGCCAGACGTCAGTGCCCGAATTGACGGCGACGTTTAACGATTTGGGAGCCTCGGAGCACACCGCAGCAGAGGAGGATCACGAATCAGAGGGACCAGAGGCTGTGGATCAAGCGGTTGAGCACACACAGAAGGGGTTGCTGGAGAGACTTGCACCGGAGGAGGATCCATTGTCGGATTTGAAGGGGGATTCCGGTAGCGGAGTGACGAATGCGCAAGATGGGGGTGCCCCGCTGTTCGGGAGTGTGCTGTCACCGCTACCTGTTAACGATAACGATTTTATACACACGGAGACGTCCCCAACGAAGGGTCGTGCTGCAAAACCGCAGAGACTGTTCAATGCAGCTCGGTTACGGCGCAGACCGCCCAACAGCGACATTGGTGGCAGTGCCGCTGCCACGGCCACAACGACGCAGGATACAGAGGGCGGGGATCCGTTAAAAAATGCACAGTTAACTACCGAGTCTGAGGATCAGGCGGACTCAGCACGAGACACTACGGAACAGGACAACGGAGCTGCTGCTAATACCACACAAAACGATATCCTGCAACAGATACAGGAACCCCTGTATCACTTGTCCCCAAAGAAGGGGGAAGATGAATCTCATGATACAATGGATACAGAGACAGACACGCACGAGACAGAGGCCGATCAAGGGGAGCCACATACTACGGTCCCCTTTACGATCGAAGTTAACCAACCCATAAAAGTCGGCGAATTGACCTCTGCGCATATGGAATATACCGTCCATAGTGAATCACCGGCCATCGCGCAAGGCTATTCAAGAGTGCAGAGGAGGTACACCGATTTTAGATGGCTATACCGTCAACTACAAAGCAATCATTGGGGGAAGGTCATTTCACCGCCGCCAGAGAAGCAGATTGTTCGAAGCTTCAAGAGAGACTTCATTGAAAACAGAAGGTTTCAAATGGAGACGATGCTGAAGAAAATCGCTGCCGATCCTCTTCTACAGGGAGACCAAGATTTTGTGTTGTTTCTAACGAGTGAAAACTTCAGCAAAGACTCCAAAGTGAGAGAACACGTCTCTGGATCCGGGGCTTATAACGACAGTAAAGATCTGTCAGAGATACATATCAGTGAAATCCAGCTACTCGGAGCGGAAGATGCTGCCCAGGTGTTCAAGCAAGGCGGGATCGATGCCGAGGTCAACAGAGGGTTTATGAATCTGTCCTTTGGGGCCAACCCTCCCAAGTACATCGAGCCCGACGCGGCTCTGGTCGAGCAGCGCACGAAATTCGATCTTTTGGAGGAGCAGTTGAAGCAATTGTACAGGTCGCTGGAATTGGTGGACACGCAACGGAACGAGTTGGCCGTTACCATCGAAGAATTTAGTGGTGTGATACGTAAGCTATCCGATCTGGCAGTGACGAACCAATCGTCGGACCTGCTTACGTCCTTTGCTGAGGTGCACGACAACATAAAGGCCTCTCTCGAGAGAAGCTCTTTGCAGGAATCTTTGACGATGGGCGCCACTCTGGACGACTACATAAGGTCCATCGCAAGTGTCAAAGCCATATTCAACCAGCGGAACAAACTGGGTTACTTCCTGGGGATTGTAGACGACGATCTTGCCAAGAAAAAGGTAAATCTATCGAAATACAGGCCCGCGGAGGCCAGGAGTGCCAAGTTCAAGAGCTTAGCCGCGGAGTGCGAAACATTACAGGGACGGCACGATAAGATTGTACATTGGTGGAACAAACTGGGCCTCGCGATTAAAAGAGAGGTTGcactctttgaaagagagaagatcACCGAGTTCCGCAACAGCATGGAGATATCGTTGGAGGCCGCTATAGAATCCCAGAAGGAGTGCATTGAGTTATGGGAAACGTTTTACACGAACAGCCTTTGA
- the GYP1 gene encoding GTPase-activating protein GYP1 (similar to Saccharomyces cerevisiae GYP1 (YOR070C); ancestral locus Anc_5.672) encodes MKSWKISGSPHKGQAAGGATGGIAARSSSADGNFDAMSKQQAAAISGPRKQHSALQGYSPLRYMPPSRSASNDSNALLKQSRRSSHSNNRPTGGANAGHSASTTSFTTDGSGKYFQDLDEDWSAVIDDYNMPIPVYLNGGSAGTADSLSRASTHSYPQLPNLTGTGSGSRGTPGPAVVPETRTPTEIAQERDVQELNSMMARITKFNALLSSKHILNVKELRQLSWNGIPKPNRPKVWKLLIGYLPANTKRHESFLQRKRKEYRDGITHTFDEQNHQRDIPTWHQIEIDLPRTNPSIPLYQFKSVQHSLQKILYLWAIRHPASGYVQGINDLVTPFYQIFLTEYLPASQIDEVANRDPAMYMSEEQTVQLEADTFWCLTKLLEQITDNYIHGQPGILKQVKNLSQLVKRIDADLYDHFTNEHVEFIQFAFRWMNCLLMREFEMDVVIRMWDTYLAETSQDSSVGGATTGASAGADLSAPTTPAQRTVSTFQTPPSKIRTEATVGASPSSPLSVRSFSATTAVTKTTASGAGSDDASGTRQSSSLNEFHVFVCAAFLIKWSDQLCGMDFQEIITFLQNPPTKDWRESDIEMLLSEAYIWQSLYKDATSHWL; translated from the coding sequence ATGAAGTCGTGGAAGATATCGGGCAGTCCGCACAAGGGCCAGGCCGCGGGCGGTGCTACAGGCGGTATTGCGGCCCGGTCGTCGAGTGCGGATGGGAACTTTGACGCCATGTCGAAGCAGCAGGCTGCGGCGATCAGCGGGCCGAGGAAGCAGCATTCCGCGCTGCAAGGGTACTCGCCGCTGAGGTACATGCCCCCCTCGCGGTCCGCCTCCAACGACAGCAATGCTCTGCTGAAACAGAGCAGGCGCTCGTCTCACAGTAACAACAGGCCCACTGGTGGGGCCAATGCGGGTCACTCTGCGTCGACAACGTCCTTCACCACTGACGGTAGCGGGAAGTACTTTCAAGACCTCGACGAGGACTGGAGCGCAGTGATCGATGACTACAACATGCCGATCCCAGTGTACTTGAACGGCGGGAGCGCTGGTACGGCGGACTCGCTCTCACGGGCTTCGACACACTCGTACCCGCAATTGCCGAACCTCACGGGCACGGGCAGTGGCAGCAGGGGGACCCCCGGGCCAGCGGTTGTGCCGGAGACGCGGACGCCCACAGAGATCGCCCAGGAGCGCGACGTCCAGGAACTCAACTCGATGATGGCACGTATCACTAAGTTCAACGCTTTGCTCAGCTCCAAACACATACTTAACGTCAAAGAACTGAGACAACTCAGTTGGAACGGAATTCCGAAGCCGAACAGGCCAAAAGTGTGGAAACTGCTCATTGGCTACCTCCCGGCAAACACGAAGCGGCACGAAAGCTTTCTCCAGCGGAAACGTAAGGAGTACCGCGATGGGATCACACACACTTTTGACGAGCAGAACCACCAGAGGGATATCCCGACGTGGCATCAGATAGAGATTGATTTGCCAAGGACGAACCCAAGTATACCGCTGTACCAGTTCAAATCAGTGCAACACAGCTTGCAGAAGATTTTGTACCTCTGGGCTATAAGACACCCGGCGTCCGGTTACGTCCAGGGCATAAACGACCTCGTCACACCTTTCTACCAGATTTTCCTCACAGAGTACCTCCCAGCGTCTCAGATCGACGAAGTAGCAAACAGGGACCCGGCGATGTACATGTCCGAGGAACAGACGGTGCAACTCGAGGCAGACACCTTCTGGTGTCTCACAAAACTGCTAGAACAGATCACGGACAACTACATACACGGACAACCGGGGATCCTTAAACAGGTCAAGAACCTCTCGCAACTCGTCAAGCGGATCGACGCAGACTTGTACGACCACTTCACCAACGAACACGTCGAGTTCATACAGTTCGCCTTCAGGTGGATGAACTGCCTGCTCATGCGCGAGTTCGAGATGGACGTCGTCATCCGCATGTGGGACACGTACCTGGCGGAGACGTCGCAGGATTCATCAGTGGGGGGTGCTACCACGGGAGCAAGCGCTGGTGCGGACCTCTCTGCACCAACAACACCGGCGCAGCGTACGGTCTCAACTTTCCAAACACCGCCGAGCAAGATAAGAACCGAGGCTACGGTGGGGGCGTCGCCCTCGTCGCCACTCTCAGTGAGGTCCTTCTCCGCAACTACAGCGGTCACGAAAACGACGGCAAGCGGGGCCGGATCGGACGATGCAAGCGGAACGAGACAGTCCTCGTCCCTGAACGAGTTCCATGTCTTCGTGTGCGCCGCGTTCTTAATCAAGTGGAGCGACCAACTCTGCGGGATGGATTTTCAAGAGATTATTACGTTCCTGCAGAACCCGCCAACAAAGGACTGGCGGGAATCAGATATCGAAATGCTTTTGAGTGAGGCTTACATTTGGCAGTCCCTTTACAAGGACGCGACGTCTCATTGGCTTTGA
- the RPF2 gene encoding rRNA-binding ribosome biosynthesis protein RPF2 (similar to Saccharomyces cerevisiae RPF2 (YKR081C); ancestral locus Anc_5.674), producing MIRTVKPKNARAKRALEKREPKLVENVKRALFVPGESSSQYLHDVCVELGNLKKPYVKRFQRKNKVRCFEDASSLEFLAEKNDSSLVVVATHSKKRPHTLTFARTFNYKVYDMVELSVLRESSRLMSELRGESAAAGIAAAQVGLNPMFSFQGALFDTHPVYRQLKSLFMDFFRGDRAHDEQHNLQDVAGLQHVISLTVGEPETEETTPPLLFRVYRLRTYRSEGQKLPRVELVETGPRLDFKVGRVHTPEPDLVREAHVRAKQTLGAPQVKNVERDSMGDKFGRVHLGKQELMKLQTRKMKGLKSKFDQTPGEDDPEISDDSYGEDFTTATDIDVAPPAKKKQRK from the coding sequence ATGATCCGCACAGTCAAGCCGAAGAATGCGCGCGCGAAGAGGGCCCTGGAGAAACGGGAGCCGAAGCTGGTCGAGAACGTGAAGCGTGCTCTGTTCGTCCCCGGGGAGTCCTCGAGTCAGTACTTGCACGACGTGTGTGTCGAGTTggggaacttgaagaagcCGTACGTGAAGCGGTTCCAGCGGAAGAACAAAGTGCGGTGCTTCGAGGATGCCTCCTCGCTCGAGTTTCTCGCGGAGAAGAACGATTCCTCgctcgtcgtcgttgcGACCCactcgaagaagagaccaCACACGCTCACGTTCGCAAGGACTTTCAATTACAAAGTGTACGATATGGTGGAGCTCTCAGTGCTGAGGGAGTCCTCCCGTTTGATGTCTGAGTTGCGTGGGGAGAGTGCCGCTGCGGGGATCGCCGCTGCACAGGTCGGTCTCAACCCGATGTTCTCCTTCCAAGGTGCGCTGTTTGACACTCACCCAGTGTACCGTCAATTGAAGTCTCTCTTCATGGACTTCTTCAGGGGGGACCGTGCCCACGACGAGCAGCACAACCTGCAGGACGTCGCTGGGCTCCAACACGTCATCTCGTTGACCGTGGGGGAACCCGAGACTGAGGAGACGACTCCACCACTGCTGTTCCGCGTGTATAGACTGAGGACGTACCGTTCCGAGGGTCAGAAACTGCCCCGTGTGGAGCTCGTCGAGACGGGACCTCGCCTGGACTTCAAAGTCGGCAGAGTGCACACTCCAGAGCCGGATCTTGTTCGTGAGGCGCACGTCCGCGCGAAGCAGACGCTCGGCGCACCACAGGTCAAGAACGTCGAGCGCGACAGCATGGGTGACAAGTTCGGCCGCGTGCACCTGGGCAAGCAAGAGCTCATGAAGTTGCAGACCCGTAAGATGAAGGGTCTGAAGAGCAAGTTCGACCAGACCCCGGGCGAGGACGACCCGGAAATCTCGGACGACAGCTACGGCGAGGACTTCACGACCGCCACGGACATCGACGTCGCGCCGCctgcgaagaagaagcagcgCAAGTAG
- the SGO1 gene encoding Sgo1p (similar to Saccharomyces cerevisiae SGO1 (YOR073W); ancestral locus Anc_5.677), translating to MTAGVLEQLAAVVGPGPVDGGAGSVLRAQNGSLARENGVLRGKLRELEARVVQLVRENFIVERDRVRLRRMLEKKFDEILELCEGVEHKNTDDTPRCTNKLVTERRRRRQSTFVVAEELPAGTSSVKVPVFKDTDIESANVSSTVEHQETAVKDTPKKTTSNAAKNTATNDTSKVTSNGPANTTSKTTSNEPANTTSNIPKSTAADAGSALGSALGGDSPRKPRTRGRHVSYKLPSLRCKMRRPSESLVDATTTVDINALAVYNTAEEAAEATDKVPPVLADITNKRTATQPEGTTTTLKKHKKKKKRKLFSGGIVNDLETSQPRQELGSLDGPGLRFRNDDLAVFNLFEGNFTATRTKKTYRSANSNKNYPLRL from the coding sequence ATGACTGCGGGCGTGCTGGAGCAGCTGGCGGCGGTGGTTGGTCCCGGTCCTGTGGATGGCGGTGCTGGGAGTGTTCTCAGGGCGCAGAACGGGTCGCTGGCGAGGGAGAACGGGGTTTTGAGGGGCAAACTGCGCGAGTTGGAGGCCCGGGTGGTGCAACTTGTGAGGGAGAACTTTATTGTCGAGAGGGACCGTGTGCGGCTGCGCCGCATgctggagaagaagttcGATGAAATTTTGGAGCTATGTGAAGGAGTTGAGCACAAGAACACCGATGATACACCTCGTTGCACAAACAAGCTTGTCACAGAGAGACGGAGACGGCGACAGTCGACGTTTGTGGTCGCTGAGGAATTGCCGGCGGGAACGAGTTCGGTAAAGGTTCCCGTCTTTAAAGATACAGACATAGAATCGGCGAATGTTTCTTCGACAGTAGAACACCAGGAGACTGCTGTCAAGGATACACCTAAGAAGACCACTTCGAATGCTGCTAAGAATACAGCTACGAATGATACTTCGAAAGTCACTTCGAATGGACCTGCGAATACCACTTCGAAGACCACTTCAAATGAACCTGCGAATACCACTTCGAACATTCCCAAGAGCACTGCCGCTGACGCTGGCAGTGCTCTTGGCAGTGCTCTTGGCGGTGATTCTCCCCGGAAACCCCGTACAAGGGGCAGACACGTAAGCTACAAACTGCCCTCGCTACGCTGCAAGATGCGTAGGCCCTCTGAGTCCCTAGTAGATGCCACGACAACCGTGGATATAAATGCTCTTGCAGTGTACAACACAGCAGAAGAGGCTGCAGAGGCAACGGATAAAGTGCCCCCGGTACTCGCTGATATCACGAATAAACGTACAGCTACACAACCTGAGGGGACGACCACCacgttgaagaagcacaagaaaaagaagaagaggaaactgttcaGCGGTGGGATTGTTAACGACTTGGAAACCTCACAACCACGGCAAGAACTGGGCTCGCTGGACGGGCCCGGTCTCAGGTTCCGCAACGACGATCTCGCCGTGTTCAATCTCTTCGAGGGCAACTTCACAGCAACAAGAACCAAGAAAACGTACAGGAGTGCAAACTCCAACAAGAACTACCCTCTGCGGTTATAA